Proteins found in one Ovis aries strain OAR_USU_Benz2616 breed Rambouillet chromosome 19, ARS-UI_Ramb_v3.0, whole genome shotgun sequence genomic segment:
- the CX3CR1 gene encoding CX3C chemokine receptor 1 gives MHTTLPESTSETLEYYDLAEACDMGDIVAMGTAFVATLYSLVFAFGLVGNLLVVFALINSQRSKSITDIYLLNLALSDLLFVATLPFWTHYVINEQGLHHATCKLTTAFFFIGLFGGIFFITVISIDRFLAIVLAANSMNNRTVQHGVTISLGVWAAAILMATPQFMFTKEKENECFGDYPEVLREIWPVILNVEINFLGFLLPLLIMSYCYFRIMRTLFSCKNHKRAKAIRLIFLVVVVFFLFWTPYNVMIFLQTLNLYDFFPKCDVKRDLKLAISVTETIAFSHCCLNPLIYAFAGEKFRRYLYHLYRKCLAVLCCRPVHITFSSSLSESQRSRRESVLSSNFTHYTSEGDTSIVL, from the coding sequence ATGCACACCACCCTCCCTGAATCAACTTCAGAAACCTTGGAGTATTATGACCTTGCAGAAGCCTGTGATATGGGGGACATCGTGGCCATGGGAACTGCCTTCGTGGCCACACTCTACTCCCTCGTCTTTGCCTTTGGCCTGGTGGGAAATTTGCTGGTGGTGTTTGCCCTCATCAACAGCCAGAGGTCCAAAAGTATTACTGACATTTACCTCCTGAACCTGGCCTTGTCCGATCTGCTCTTTGTAGCCACCTTGCCCTTCTGGACTCACTATGTGATAAACGAGCAAGGCCTTCACCATGCCACGTGCAAACTCACCACTGCCTTCTTCTTCATTGGGCTTTTTGGAGGCATATTCTTCATCACCGTCATCAGCATCGACAGGTTCCTGGCCATTGTCCTGGCTGCCAACTCCATGAACAACAGGACCGTGCAGCACGGCGTCACCATCAGCCTCGGCGTCTGGGCAGCCGCCATCCTCATGGCCACACCGCAGTTCATGTtcaccaaagagaaagaaaacgaATGCTTTGGTGACTACCCTGAGGTCCTGCGGGAAATCTGGCCTGTGATCCTCAATGTGGAAATAAATTTTCTTGGCTTCCTGCTCCCCCTGCTCATTATGAGTTACTGTTACTTCAGAATCATGCGGACATTGTTTTCCTGCAAGAACCACAAGAGAGCTAAAGCCATTAGGCTGATCTTTCTGGTGGTTGTCGTGTTTTTCCTCTTCTGGACACCCTATAATGTCATGATTTTCTTACAGACGCTCAATCTCTATGACTTCTTTCCCAAGTGTGACGTGAAGAGGGATCTGAAGTTGGCCATCAGTGTGACGGAGACAATTGCGTTTAGCCACTGTTGCCTCAATCCCCTTATCTATGCATTTGCTGGAGAGAAGTTCAGACGATACCTTTACCATCTGTACAGGAAATGCCTGGCTGTCCTGTGTTGCCGTCCTGTCCACATCACTTTCTCTTCGTCTCTGTCTGAATCACAAAGGAGCAGGCGGGAAAGTGTTCTGAGCAGCAATTTTACTCATTACACCAGTGAAGGAGATACGTCCATCGTTCTCTGA